One part of the Nostoc sp. PCC 7120 = FACHB-418 genome encodes these proteins:
- a CDS encoding aminopeptidase P family protein, with translation MGSLADTLRDRRQKLAHLIDFPAILWSGGSNARNFPANRFPFRASSHFLYFAGLPLPNAAIYLKAGKLTLFIDDPAPGSALWHGETPKREEIAETIGADAAQPLSELTPFLEGAATIAVQDATTWTQQSQLLNRWVLPQGQPEGIDLELAKAIVTLRLTHDTGALAELRKAATVSVAAHKAGMAATTNAKIEAEIRAAMESVFLAHNMTTAYNSIVTVHGEVLHNEQYHHPLQPGDLLLADVGGETELGWAADITRTWPVSGKFSPTQRDIYDVVLAAHDTCIANIRPGVEYAEIHLLGARVIAEGLVNLGILRGNPEDLVEKDAHALFFPHGIGHLLGLDVHDMEDLGDLAGYEEGKKRSDRFGLGYLRLNRPLRTGMLVTIEPGFYQVPAILNDEKTRSRYQYTVNWERLSQFTDVRGIRIEDDVLVTDTGSEVLTAALPNDADTIEHLVNQI, from the coding sequence ATGGGTTCTCTAGCTGATACTTTGCGCGATCGCCGTCAAAAATTAGCCCACCTCATCGATTTTCCCGCGATTTTATGGTCAGGTGGTAGCAATGCGCGCAATTTTCCCGCCAATCGTTTTCCGTTTCGGGCTAGCAGTCACTTCCTCTATTTTGCTGGCTTACCCCTACCCAACGCCGCAATTTACCTAAAAGCAGGTAAGTTAACATTATTTATCGATGATCCTGCACCCGGTAGCGCCCTATGGCATGGAGAAACGCCAAAACGTGAGGAAATAGCTGAAACTATTGGTGCGGATGCAGCTCAACCCTTATCAGAATTAACGCCTTTCCTGGAAGGTGCAGCCACTATTGCCGTCCAAGATGCTACAACTTGGACGCAGCAATCCCAACTACTGAACAGATGGGTTTTACCGCAAGGTCAGCCAGAAGGAATTGATTTAGAATTAGCGAAAGCGATCGTTACCTTACGCCTCACCCACGACACAGGCGCATTAGCTGAGTTACGCAAAGCTGCAACTGTGAGTGTAGCAGCCCACAAAGCCGGCATGGCAGCCACCACCAACGCCAAAATAGAAGCAGAAATTAGAGCCGCAATGGAAAGCGTTTTCCTGGCTCACAACATGACGACTGCTTATAACAGTATTGTCACAGTCCACGGTGAAGTCTTACACAACGAACAGTATCACCATCCTCTGCAACCAGGGGATTTATTACTAGCCGATGTCGGCGGCGAAACAGAATTAGGTTGGGCTGCTGATATTACCCGTACCTGGCCTGTGTCTGGTAAATTTTCTCCCACACAACGGGATATATATGATGTAGTCTTAGCAGCCCATGATACCTGCATTGCCAACATCCGCCCTGGTGTGGAGTATGCAGAGATTCATCTATTAGGGGCTAGGGTTATTGCCGAAGGTTTGGTAAATTTAGGCATTTTGCGAGGTAATCCCGAAGATTTAGTAGAAAAAGATGCCCATGCTTTATTTTTCCCCCACGGTATCGGTCATCTCTTGGGTTTGGATGTCCACGATATGGAAGACTTGGGCGATTTAGCCGGCTATGAAGAAGGGAAGAAAAGGAGCGATCGCTTCGGCTTAGGCTACCTCCGTTTAAATCGTCCCCTACGTACAGGAATGTTAGTCACAATTGAACCCGGATTCTACCAAGTTCCCGCCATCTTAAACGATGAAAAAACTCGCTCAAGATATCAATACACAGTCAATTGGGAACGCCTATCACAATTTACCGATGTCCGAGGAATCCGCATTGAAGATGATGTTTTAGTTACAGATACAGGCAGCGAAGTCCTCACCGCCGCCTTGCCAAATGACGCTGATACCATAGAACATCTAGTTAATCAAATTTGA
- a CDS encoding DUF4332 domain-containing protein encodes MSSKNTTMLSCDWPIEQLPGLSQEEQSRLQNCGIQTTAGLVKQGKTLESRLALASRLQVHPQYVNKWIALADLARIPGVGTQYCGLLLHAGVASVAQLAQIPTHRLHKQILRLQVATLQRRDLCPAIELVQQWSQQANMVNGQQSTVNS; translated from the coding sequence ATGTCTAGTAAAAATACAACTATGCTAAGTTGTGACTGGCCGATTGAGCAATTACCTGGATTGAGTCAAGAGGAACAATCCCGACTGCAAAATTGTGGGATTCAAACTACAGCAGGGCTTGTCAAACAGGGTAAAACTTTAGAGTCCAGGCTGGCTTTGGCGAGTAGATTACAAGTTCATCCGCAATATGTAAATAAATGGATCGCCTTAGCAGATTTAGCCAGGATTCCTGGTGTGGGAACACAATATTGTGGTCTGTTACTTCATGCTGGTGTTGCTTCTGTGGCACAGTTAGCCCAGATTCCCACTCACCGATTACACAAACAGATTTTACGCTTACAAGTCGCAACCTTGCAGCGTCGAGATTTGTGTCCAGCAATTGAATTAGTCCAGCAGTGGAGTCAACAGGCGAATATGGTCAATGGTCAACAGTCAACAGTTAACAGTTAA
- a CDS encoding PhzF family phenazine biosynthesis protein, whose protein sequence is MGQQIIQVDAFTAKPFAGNPAAVCVLPTPQDDSWMQNVAQEMNLSETAFLVKQDDGFNLRWFTPTVEVPLCGHATLASAHVLWSEGHLSPDEVAHFHTKSGLLIAKRQGDWIELDFPVNHSQAITTPPELGEALGVPLKVVVQNSLGYLVEVESEDLVRQMQPNFSKLATLLTGNAIVTSQTRTDSQYDFVSRFFAPGLGINEDPVTGAAHCCLAAYWRDRLGKDEFVAYQASSRGGVVKVRYGGGDAYGGSQSDHRVFLAGQAVTVLRGELI, encoded by the coding sequence ATGGGACAACAAATTATTCAAGTAGATGCTTTCACCGCTAAACCATTCGCGGGTAATCCTGCGGCTGTCTGTGTTTTGCCTACTCCCCAAGATGACTCTTGGATGCAAAATGTAGCCCAGGAAATGAATTTATCGGAGACGGCTTTCTTAGTCAAACAAGATGATGGCTTCAATCTGCGGTGGTTCACGCCGACAGTGGAAGTACCGCTTTGTGGTCATGCAACCTTAGCCAGCGCTCATGTTTTGTGGTCAGAGGGGCATTTGTCCCCCGATGAAGTTGCTCATTTTCATACCAAAAGTGGTTTACTCATTGCCAAGCGCCAAGGTGATTGGATTGAGTTAGATTTTCCGGTAAATCATTCACAAGCAATAACAACGCCGCCTGAACTAGGTGAGGCTTTGGGTGTGCCATTGAAAGTAGTTGTACAGAACTCTTTGGGCTATTTGGTAGAGGTAGAGTCTGAGGATTTAGTGCGGCAAATGCAGCCGAATTTCTCTAAACTGGCAACCTTACTAACTGGTAATGCTATTGTAACCAGCCAAACTCGGACTGATTCCCAGTATGATTTTGTTTCTCGTTTTTTTGCTCCTGGTTTGGGTATAAATGAAGATCCAGTTACAGGGGCGGCTCATTGCTGCTTGGCTGCTTATTGGCGCGATCGCCTGGGTAAAGATGAGTTTGTGGCTTATCAAGCCTCTAGCCGTGGTGGGGTGGTGAAGGTGCGTTATGGGGGAGGCGATGCCTACGGCGGTTCGCAAAGCGACCATCGGGTATTTCTCGCAGGACAGGCGGTTACAGTTTTACGGGGGGAGTTAATTTAA
- a CDS encoding M16 family metallopeptidase, producing the protein MNQLSRSISRRLLAILMATVVLWWGWTPEIALAQTPIALQPSKTPTAKVPTSIQPYLDRVIKDLTEFRLDNGMKFIVLERHQAPVVSFLTYADVGGVDEPDGKTGVAHFLEHLAFKGTTRIGTENYQAEKPLLERLEQLDTQIRAAKANGKQDDVVRLQATFKEVESQAGKLVKQNELGQIVEQSGGVGLNANTSTEATRYFYSFPSNKLELWMSLESDRFLDPVIRREFYKEKDVILEERRMRVENSPIGMMVERFIDAAYKVHPYRRPVIGYDQDIRNLTPEDVQTFFNTYYVPSNLTIAVVGDVEVAQVKRLAQTYFGRYKAAPKPQSKIATEPKQTQTREVTLELASQPWYLEGYHRPAMTHPDNAAYDIIASLLSSGRTSRLYKSLVEKERVALNAQGFSGFPGDKYPNLMLFYALTAPNHTVDEVALALSKEIDKLKTEPVSAVELERVKTQARAGLLRSLDSNMGMAQQLLEYEVKTGSWRNLFKQLDDIVAVTPADIQRVAKATFTPENRTIGKLLSKKA; encoded by the coding sequence ATGAATCAACTTAGTCGTTCAATATCGCGTCGGCTGTTGGCAATCTTGATGGCAACAGTCGTTCTATGGTGGGGATGGACACCAGAAATAGCATTAGCACAAACGCCAATTGCTCTCCAACCAAGCAAAACACCAACTGCAAAAGTTCCTACTTCAATTCAACCCTATCTAGACCGGGTAATTAAAGATTTGACGGAGTTCCGGCTGGATAATGGCATGAAGTTTATTGTCTTAGAACGCCATCAAGCACCAGTAGTTTCCTTTCTCACCTACGCGGATGTTGGAGGTGTGGATGAACCAGATGGTAAAACTGGTGTCGCTCACTTTCTTGAGCATTTGGCGTTCAAAGGCACTACACGCATTGGTACAGAAAATTATCAGGCTGAAAAACCCTTACTTGAGCGCTTGGAGCAGTTAGACACACAAATTCGAGCAGCGAAAGCCAATGGTAAGCAAGATGATGTTGTGAGGTTGCAAGCGACTTTCAAGGAAGTAGAATCACAAGCTGGCAAATTAGTCAAACAAAATGAACTGGGGCAAATTGTCGAACAATCTGGGGGTGTAGGTTTAAACGCCAATACCTCAACGGAAGCGACACGTTATTTCTACAGTTTCCCGTCCAATAAGTTAGAACTGTGGATGTCATTGGAGTCTGATCGATTTCTTGATCCTGTAATTCGCCGGGAGTTTTATAAAGAAAAAGATGTGATTTTAGAAGAGCGGCGGATGCGGGTGGAAAATTCACCTATTGGGATGATGGTGGAGAGGTTCATTGATGCTGCTTATAAAGTTCATCCTTACAGACGACCGGTGATTGGTTACGACCAAGATATTCGTAACTTAACGCCAGAAGATGTACAGACGTTTTTTAACACTTATTACGTACCCAGTAATTTGACTATTGCTGTTGTCGGAGATGTGGAAGTAGCTCAAGTCAAACGCTTGGCGCAAACTTACTTTGGACGCTACAAAGCAGCACCTAAGCCACAGTCAAAAATTGCCACAGAACCCAAACAAACACAAACACGAGAAGTTACTTTAGAACTCGCTTCTCAACCTTGGTATTTAGAAGGTTATCATCGTCCCGCAATGACTCATCCAGATAATGCGGCGTATGATATTATTGCCAGCTTGTTAAGTAGTGGACGCACATCAAGACTATATAAGTCTTTAGTGGAAAAAGAACGTGTAGCATTAAACGCTCAAGGTTTTAGTGGTTTTCCTGGTGATAAATACCCCAACTTGATGCTGTTCTATGCTCTCACGGCTCCTAATCATACAGTTGATGAGGTAGCGCTGGCTTTAAGTAAAGAAATTGACAAGTTGAAAACTGAACCTGTATCTGCGGTGGAATTAGAACGGGTAAAAACTCAAGCCAGAGCTGGTTTATTACGCAGCCTCGATTCCAATATGGGTATGGCGCAGCAACTTCTGGAATATGAGGTAAAAACAGGTTCTTGGCGCAATTTGTTTAAACAATTAGATGACATTGTGGCTGTGACTCCTGCGGATATTCAGCGAGTGGCAAAAGCAACGTTTACGCCGGAAAATCGCACAATTGGCAAGTTGTTATCGAAAAAAGCATGA
- a CDS encoding M16 family metallopeptidase, producing the protein MAKGKRFIVALVAIFAFLAVTFNFSLTATAAAKHYTELQFAPLPEVKLPKYERFVLQNGLVVYLMEDRELPLIGGTALVRTGSRWEPADKVGLASFTGGVMRTGGTKQHSPDDLNQILEQRAASVEVNIGEAAGSASFEALSEDVETVFGLFAEVLRSPVFAQAKLDLAKTQAKGGIARRNDDPDGIASREFRKLIYGKDSPYGRITEYATINAIAREDLVQFHQKYFHPNNMILGIVGDFDAKKMRSLIQAKLGNWARNPQFTKPTLPKVSPANTGGVFFVNQPQLTQSSILVGHLGGKFDNPDYAALDVLNGVLNGFGGRLFNEVRSRQGLAYSVYGYWSPRFDYPGMFMAGGQTRSDATVQFVKALQAEIKRIQAQPVTAEELARAKESTLNSFVFNFQDPSQTLSRLMRYEYYGYPADFLFRYQKAVAATTIADVQRVAKQYLKPDNLVTLVVGNQTAIQPPLTQLAAQVTPIDVTIPSPPQQAQN; encoded by the coding sequence ATGGCAAAAGGCAAAAGGTTTATTGTGGCATTGGTGGCTATTTTTGCCTTTTTAGCTGTAACTTTTAACTTTTCGCTGACGGCGACAGCAGCAGCCAAACACTACACAGAGTTGCAGTTTGCGCCCTTACCGGAGGTGAAGTTACCCAAGTACGAACGGTTTGTGTTGCAGAATGGCTTGGTTGTCTATCTCATGGAGGATAGGGAACTACCTTTAATTGGTGGTACCGCACTAGTCAGGACTGGGAGTCGTTGGGAACCAGCAGATAAAGTGGGATTGGCTAGCTTTACCGGTGGCGTGATGCGGACTGGTGGAACTAAGCAGCATTCACCTGATGATTTGAATCAAATATTAGAACAACGTGCCGCATCTGTAGAAGTGAATATTGGTGAGGCGGCGGGTAGCGCTAGTTTTGAGGCGCTGAGTGAAGATGTGGAAACAGTATTTGGGCTATTTGCTGAGGTGTTGCGATCGCCAGTGTTTGCTCAAGCTAAACTAGATTTGGCGAAAACTCAAGCTAAAGGTGGTATCGCTCGCCGCAATGATGATCCTGATGGTATTGCTTCTAGGGAATTTCGCAAGCTGATTTATGGCAAGGATAGTCCCTATGGTCGTATTACAGAGTATGCCACTATTAACGCGATCGCTCGTGAAGATTTGGTACAGTTCCACCAAAAGTATTTCCACCCCAATAATATGATTTTGGGCATTGTGGGAGATTTTGATGCTAAAAAAATGCGATCGCTCATTCAAGCTAAGTTGGGTAACTGGGCGCGTAACCCACAATTTACTAAACCAACTTTACCAAAAGTCTCCCCAGCAAATACAGGTGGTGTGTTTTTCGTCAATCAGCCCCAACTTACCCAAAGTAGTATTTTAGTTGGGCATTTGGGGGGTAAATTCGATAACCCCGACTATGCAGCATTGGATGTATTGAATGGGGTGTTAAATGGTTTTGGGGGACGTTTATTTAATGAAGTGCGATCGCGTCAAGGTTTAGCCTATTCTGTATATGGTTACTGGAGTCCCCGCTTTGACTATCCTGGGATGTTCATGGCTGGTGGACAAACCCGTTCCGATGCGACTGTGCAGTTCGTCAAAGCCTTACAAGCGGAAATAAAACGCATCCAAGCCCAACCAGTAACAGCAGAAGAATTAGCCCGTGCTAAAGAGTCTACTCTCAATTCTTTTGTATTCAACTTCCAAGACCCCAGCCAAACCCTATCCCGATTGATGCGCTATGAATATTACGGCTATCCGGCTGATTTTCTCTTCCGCTATCAAAAAGCCGTAGCCGCCACCACCATAGCTGATGTGCAACGGGTAGCCAAGCAATACCTCAAACCAGATAATCTTGTAACTCTGGTGGTGGGTAATCAAACCGCTATTCAACCACCGTTAACTCAATTAGCTGCTCAAGTCACACCAATTGATGTGACAATTCCTAGTCCACCACAACAAGCGCAGAATTAA